CGTGGCCGACCTGGCGGCGATGCGCGAGCTGGGGATGGCCGGGGCCATCATTGGCAAGGCCATTTATGAGGGTAAGATTACGGAAGTGGAGTTGCGGGCTGAACTACAAGGACAAGTATAACCCAACGGCATGCTCCCAACTACTCCGGTAACCACGGTTCTTTTTGACCTCGACGATACGCTCTTCGACCACATGGCTACGGCGCGGGCGGCCCTGGCCGCCACGGCGGCCATCCGGCCGGCCTTGCAGCAGGTGCCATTAGAAGAGCTTTATCAGCGCTACAGCGAGCTGCTGGAGGAGTTGCACCCGCTGGTGATGACGGGCCAGCTTTCGTACCTGGGGGCGCGGCAACTGCGCTTTCAGCGGCTGCTGGCACCGTATGAGCCGGCCGTCTCCGCGGTGGTAGTTACGCAGGTGGCTGAGCAGCACTATAGGCATTATCAGCGGCTGCGGCAGCCCGTGGCGGGCGCGTTGGCGCTGCTGAAATGCCTGAAGCCGGACTACCAGATTGGGATTGTAACCAATAACCGCACGGCCGAGCAGGAAGAAAAGCTGCGCCACCTGGGCATGCGCGAGTTCGTGGATGCCTTGATTACCTCGGAGGGGGTAGGGGTGCTCAAGCCGGACCCTGCTATTTACGAAGTGGCCCTGCGGCGCTTGGGAGTCACGGCCGCCGAAACGGTGATGGTGGGCGATAATTGGCAGGCCGACGTGCTGGGGGCGCTGGCCATGGGCATCCGGCCTGTCTGGCTGAACCGCCTGGGGGTAGCCCGGCCGCTGGCCCACGTAGCGGAGTTGGCCAGCCTGGAGCCGCTGGTTGACGTATGCCAACAACTCATCGGGCCTCACTAGCTCTCAACGGGATGGGCTTCGAGTTTAGGCTGGTCTTGTCGGCCGCTCAATTAGCCAGTGATGCCGGGGACTTCCAACGGGTTACTTCCTGCTTGGAGCAGTTGACTTTAGTGAGGCTATATCTTGTTGAGGCTGACCCGACCTATAGAAAGTACGTTTTCGCACTTCCTTTTAGAAGTAAGTGGCCGGAAGATTTCGTTATCGAGGTTGATGGGCAGGGATGGTACGTGTGTTTCTATTCCGCCACCAATTCCCAACAGCTCTCCGTATTGCAAACGCTTAGGCAATGCCTGCATAAGGTAGGGATAACGGGTATGTTCGAAGAATTTTAATAAGAAAAAGAGATGCTGACCAAACGCCTCATTGCCTGCCTCGACGTGCAGAACGGCCGTACCGTGAAGGGCACCAACTTCGTAAACCTGCGCGATGCCGGCGACCCCGTGGCCCTGGCCGCGCGCTACGCCCAGGAGGGCATTGACGAGTTAGTGCTGCTCGACATCACGGCCACCGTGGAAAAGCGCCGCACCCTCATTGAGCTGGTGCGCAACGTGGCCCGCGAGGTCAATATTCCGTTCACCGTGGGCGGGGGCATCGGGGCGGTGGCCGATGTGGAGGCGCTCCTATTAAGCGGTGCCGATAAGGTTAGCCTTAACTCCTCGGTGCTGCGCGAGCCTGGCCTCATTGACGAGTTAGCTCGCCGCTTTGGCAGCCAGTGCATCGTGGTGGCCGTTGATGCCCGCCAAACCAACGAAACCGCCGCCCATGCGGCCGACGAGGCCTGGGAAGTCTTTACCCACGGCGGTCGCCACCCCGCCGGCCGCGAGGCCCTGGCCTGGTGCCGCGAGGCTGCCGAGCGCGGCGCGGGCGAAATCCTGCTCACCAGCATGAGCCACGACGGCACCCGCGACGGCTACGCCCTGGGCCTCACGCGGGGCGTGGCGGCGGGGGTAGGGATACCGGTTATTGCCTCGGGGGGGGCCGGGGCGGCTCCGCACTTCCGCGACGTGCTGCGGCCTGGCGGGGCCGATGCTGCGCTGGCGGCCAGCGTCTTTCACTTCGGCGACCTCTCGGTGGCCGGCCTCAAAAATTATCTCCTGACCGAAGGGGTGGCCATGCGCCCGGTAGGGTAGGGGCAATTTCCTGGCACCTGATTTTTATGCAGCAGCAACTAGCCCATGTCACGCTGGTCGTGCGCGATTACGACGAGGCCATTCACTTTTATACGCATCAGCTGGGGTTTCACCTGGTGGCCGACACGCCCTTGGGCGACGGTAAGCGCTGGGTGCTGGTGGCCCCGCCGGGCGCCGGGGGGGGTAGTGCGCTGCTGCTGGCCCAGGCCGACGGCCCTGAGCAGTTGCGCTACGTAGGCAACCAGACCGGCGGCCGGGTGTTCTTATTTTTAACGACCGACGATTTTTGGCGCGACTACCACCGCCTGATGGCGCAGGGCGTGCAGTTTCAGGAAACGCCCCGCGAGGAAGTATATGCTACCGTGGCCGTTTTTGCCGACCTCTACGGCAACCTCTGGGACCTGCTGCAACCTAAGCCCGCACCCATTACCTGAGTTGGCTCAAGCCGGCTGGCTCATCATTTCTTCTCTTACCGGCGGTTCTTACCCGCCGCTTTGCCTTTCCAAATGAATACGGAGTTAGATTTTGATAAAATGCCTGACCAGCTCATTCCCGCCATTGTGCAGGATGCCGCCACGGGCCAGGTGCTTATGCTGGGCTACTTTAATGCCGAAGCCTGGCAACGCACCCAGGCCGAGGGCCGGGTCACGTTCTTCTCGCGCTCCAAGCAGCGCCTCTGGACCAAGGGCGAAACCAGCGGCAATTTCCTGCAGGTAGTAAGCTTGCATATCGACTGCGACCGGGATACAGTATTAGTAATGGCCCGGCCCGACGGCCCGACCTGCCACCGGGGTACCACGAGCTGCTTCGAAGCTCAGTCAACTGCAACCGGGGAGGTAGGGGCTAGTACCGATGCCGCGCTGCCTACTCCCCCGGTTGGCTTCCTGGCCGAGCTAGACCGCCTCATCGAGCGCCGACAGCAGCTGCCGCAGGAAGAGCCGGGTTCTTACACTGTTCGCTTATTTGAAAAAGGCTTGGCCCGGATTGCGCAAAAAGTAGGGGAGGAGGCCGTGGAAACCGTTATTGACGCGATGGCGGGTAACCGCGTAGGCTTGCCTGGGGAAGCTGCCGACCTGCTCTTCCACCTGCTGGTGTTGTTGCGGGCCTCGGGCTCGTCGCTGGACGAAATGCTAGGCGTGTTGCGTCAGCGCCACCAGACTATCGCCGCCGGGCAGCGCCGTCCGCTGCCCGAATAAGCGAGTCCGCTCCCTTCCCGCTGCTAAATAAAGTGACGAGAAGTTGAGAGATATTCCAGCTTAACATAAGTAATAGATAAGTAAACTGCCTGTTGATTTTCACCTCTTTATTGGTTCAGCCGGCGCTCAATCTTATCCAGTAGGGCGCGCACCAGGGCCAGGTCTGCCACGTCGGTTACATCGAGTTGGGTATTAACGCCAGGGCCCGCTAACTGAATGCGAAAGAGTATTGCTGGTGGGGTAGTAGGCTGGGGTAAACCAGGACCCGCTGTTGAGCGGGACGCACGGGCTGGTTCAGGGCCAGGCGGTGTCTGTGAAGCGAAAATCGGGTTCGTCGGCTCGTTGAGGCCGAAGAGGCTGGCAATTGCGTCTGCCGTAGCTGGGGGGGCTAAACGGGGTGGCGGTAAGGGAATTGCTACTGGCACGCGGGGTTGATTATTTGGAAGGCTGGTCGCTACTGGTTCCTCCGTAACTTCAGTGGCTGTCGTTGGGGGACCCGCGGGGCCGGGTACTTGGCGGAAGACATTGGGACTAGGATTTGGACTGGCGAGTTCCCTCTTGGGTGGCTGTTGCGCTGCTAGCTGGTCGATATCGGCCAGTATGTTGTGCTCATCCAGTAACCCCACCATCCGGGCTCCGTCAATAAAGGCTTTGGCCACGCTCTGGGTATTTATTTCCTCTACGTCGAACTCGCGCATCAGTAAGACGTCGAGCATGGCAACAGGTAGCTCCCGGCTGCGAAATTTGCGGCACAGCTGTGTGAAGAGCGGCGGGGTAAGAAAGGCTTCCCGGTGAAACAGTAGTTCTTCCTGTTTGTCGTAAGCATGTTTTATGCGTCGGAAGAGTGTCGTAGTAGTAAGCATTTCTCGCTTGCTTGTGAGGAGGCCAAACTTTACGGCTGAGCCCACAATAGCCTTGAAAGAACCACTTACCTTACGATTTAGCTTACGGGCGCACGTTTCTAGGGCGCACTTGCCGCCCGTATCGTCTACTACTTCAGCTATTTCCCAGGCTCCACTGTAGCTAGTGCGGGGATAATCTATAAGTTTTGGCATTTAAGCAGTAGTATAAAAGAGGTGGATATGCTGAGGTGAGTACGAAAGGAAGACAAGTATAAACAAGGAAGAATGATAAAGTATACTAAAGTACAAAAAAGTTTAAAGTCCATATTTATTTTTAAACTTTTTTGTACTTTAGTATACTTTGGTCTGGTCTGTAATTTTAAACCCTCTTTTTTATACTTAACTAAAGCCCCAACAGGATAGGAGATACTTCAGCAACTATGAAGTTCTTCCTACTTTGCTCATCAATCTTATCCGCTGATAAATAACGCTTATACTAATGCACCATCACTACTACTTCAATGGCAACCAGAAAACTACTCAAAAAACTACTTGCTGACATAGGAAAGCTTCCACAAATAACTCGGGTCTCAAGTAAAAGCAACTGCTGGGGTAGCTGGTGGTTCTTAGGAATCAACTTCAACTTCACAAAACCAACCTCATCTTGACCAACTACATGTACGCAGACAGACCAGTTTACACTTAGCATATCTACTAGATAAGATTAAGCGCCTACTAGTCGATGAGATTTCTAGACTACGCAGGTAATAGTACTCAAAGATACAACCACTATTATTTGTCTTATAATTAATATTATGTTAAATTAAGCAGCGAAATAACGGAAAGCCTTCCCTAGATGCCTCTCCTCTTCTACCAACATGGAACTGACAAAAAAATCCCCAACCTTCATCAGGCTGGGGATTTTTGACCTACTTAATCTCAGCGTAAAATTATTTCTTCAAAGCTTGTAGCCGGTCTTCCATCCGCTTGGAATCGGCATTACGCCCGAGGCGGAAATATACCTTCTGAAGCGCACTGATGCTGGCCGCATCATTGGGCTGAATTTCGAGCGACTTCTCAAAGTACGGCACCGCAGCTTCGAAATATTTCTTACCTTGAGTCTCCAGCGGCTTACCCTTTAACTGGTACGTTTTCAGGTCCATTTTACTGGCCTTAGTATACATGTTAGCCGCTTGGTTGAAGTTGTAGATACCCATATTGAACTGGGCATCAAAATTATTCGGGTCCAACTCAATGGATTTCTTGTAGTCAGCCTGCGCGAGGTCAGTTTTCTTCTGGGCGTCGTAGAGCGAGCCGCGCACCGCGTACAGGTTGGCATTGGTGGGGTCGGCGGCGATGGCTTTGCTGATTTTTTCCATTGCCGCATCGCTATTGCCCCCCGTCATAGACATGTTCAGGTCCTCAATCAAAAAAGCCTTGTTCGTCGGATACGCTACCAATGCTTGCTTGAGAACCTGCTGCGCCTCCGGCTCATTTTTTTGCTGGTGCGCTATCTGGAGCAAGCGAGTGTACACGTTAACCGGGGCTGGCTTCGACTTATAGGCGTCCATGCCCAGCAGCTGGTTATAGCTGGTCTTAGCCCCGGCGAAGTCTTGCTTGGCTTCCTCAGCGTAGGCCGTATAGAGCACGGCAGTCGTATCCTGGGGGTTAAGCTGCGAAGCCAGCTTATAATTGGCGATGGCCTTGTCGAAATCTTTATCGTTGTAGTTTTTTACCCCGGCATTAAACGCCTGGCCATAAAGGTTTTGTAAACGTGAAGGCACCTGCTTACCGTATTCCCCGCTTGGGCCGTCCAGTTCCAGGGCCTTTTTGTACGACTCAGCCGCTTTTTGCAGGGCCTCGCCCGGCTGCATATCTTTAGTATACTTGGCAAAGAGGGCTTGAGTATTGGGGTCCAGCAGCTGGTAGTAGATTTCGCCTCGGGTAAACCAGGTTTTAGCCTTGTCCTTGGTCTTATCATTGGCAATGGCTTCGTTGATGCTTGCTAACGCCTTGTCCAGCTGGCCGGCTTTTTGACTAAGGAGAGCGTTAGTAACGGCCGAATTCTGGGCCAGGGCCGGCGTGGCCAAGCCAACGGCGGCCGTTAGGGCGACCGATGCGGCTAGCGTCAGAAAGGTCTTTTTCATGGGAGAAAGAAAGAAAAGATGAGTGATGGGGCAAAACTACGCCCAATCGGCAAAGGAATACTACCGGGGCTTTACGGCGCGCCGCCCGGCTGGTTTACATCGCATCCGGTTAAAGTTCTATTGAGTGAGTAAAGGCCCAAAAAAGGCCGCCCGCTACGCGGACGGCCTTCTCCTAGCAAGGTTGGTTTTTATTCCTGCTCGTCGGGACCTTCGCCGTCCTCCGCGTCGGCCAGAGCCAGGTCTGGCTCGTCGGGGCTACCCCCTACCCCATCGGTGATGTCACCTACTGAACCAGTCTCCGCTAGCTCGGCCAACGGGTCTAGCTCTACTTCGGCGGCCGCGACCTTGGCCACTGAGGAAATCTCGTCGTTGGCCGCCACCTTAAACAGGCGCACACCCTGCGTGGCGCGGCCGATTGTCCGCAACTCACTCATACTCAGCCGAATGGTGAGACCCGAGCGGTTAATTATCATCAGGTCGTCGGCATCGGTTACGGCCTGAATAGACACTAGCTTACCAGTTTTCTCGGTTACCTGCATCGCTTTCACGCCCTTACCACCGCGGTTGGTGACGCGGTAGCCCCCCTCCCCATCCAGGGCCGAGCGCTTACCGTAGCCATGCTCGGTCACCACCAGCAGCTCCTGCTGCTCGGAGTCGGCGATGCAAACCATGCCCACTACCTGGTCGTCAGGCTCGTCCTCGCTCAGCGTGATACCGCGCACGCCGGCCGCCGTGCGGCCCATCGGGCGCACTTTTTCCTCGGGAAAGCGTACCGCCCGGCCCGAACGCGAAGCCAGCACGACCTGCGAGTTGCCAGCCAGCAGCTGCACGTCGAGCAGGCGGTCGCCTTCGTTGATGGTAATGGCGTTAATACCCGCCGCTCGCGGCCGCGAGTAGGCTTCGAGGGGGGTTTTCTTCACCGTACCCTTGGCGGTGCAGAACATAAGGAAGGTGTTCTCCAGATAGTCGGGCGAGCGCAGGTTGCGCACGTTCAGCACCGAGCGCACAGCGTCTTCCTTGGGCTTATCAATCAGGTTTTGCAGCGGGGTACCCTTGGTGGTTTTAGCGGTTTCGGGCACCTCGTAGGCCCGCAGCCAGAACATGCGGCCCTGCTCCGTGAAGATGAGCAGATACTCGTGGGTAGTAGCCACGAACAGATGCTCCGTGAAGTCGTCCTGCTTCGAGCCGGCCCCGCGAGCCCCTACCCCCCCCCGATTCTGGGTGCGGTACTCATCGAGGCTGGTGCGCTTGATGTAGCCCTCGCGGCTCACGGTAATTACCATTGCCTCGTCAGCAATCATGTCCTCCATCGAGAAGTCGCCGCCCGCATGGTTGATGCTGGTGCGGCGCTCGTCGCCGTAGCGCTCGCGCATCTCCAGCAGCTCGCGCTTGATGAGGGCGCGCTGCTCCTGGGGCGAGGCCAGGATGGCATTCAGCCGGTCCACCTCGCGCATCAGCTCCTCGTACTCGGCCACGAGCTTGTCGCGCTCCAGGCCGGTGAGGCGCTGCAGGCGCATGTCCAGGATGGCGCGGGCCTGCACCTCACTCAGGGCGAAGCGCTCGATGAGACCCAGCCGGGCCACCTCCGGGTCGCGCGACTCGCGAATGAGGCGAATCACCTCGTCCAGGTGGTCCAACGCGATAAGCAGACCTTCCAGAATGTGCGCCCGCTTCTGCGCCTCGGCCAGCTCGTAGCGGGTGCGGCGCACGATGACTTCCTCGCGGTGCTCCACGAAGTACACGATGAGGTCGCGCAGGTTCAGGGTCATCGGGCGGCCCTTGACCAGGGCCACGTTGTTGACGCCGAACGAGGATTGCAGCTGGGTGTACTTAAACAAGTTATTGAGCACCACCGTGTTCAGGGCATCGCGCTTCAATTCATACACAATGCGCATGCCATCGCGGTCGCTCTCGTCGCGCAGGGCGGCGATGCCCTCAATCTTCTTGTCATTAATCAGCGCGGCCGTCTTCTCAATCATCGAGGCTTTATTCACCTGGTAGGGAATCTCGGTCACGATAATCTGCTCCTTGCCGTTGGGCAGGGTCTCGAAGTTGGTTTTGGCCCGCAGCACGATGCGGCCCCGACCCGTTTCAAATGCCTGCTTCACGCCCTCGTAGCCGTAGACGATGCCACCGGTCGGAAAGTCCGGGGCCGTCACGTACTGCATGAGCTCCGGGATGGTAATCGCCTCGTTGTCGAGGTAGGCCACGATGCCGTCCACCACTTCACGCATGTTGTGAGGCGCCATGTTGGTGGCCATGCCCACGGCAATGCCGCTGGTGCCATTCACCAGCAGGTTCGGGAACTTGGCGGGCAGCACGCTGGGCTCTTCGAGCGAGTCGTCGAAGTTGGGCTGGAAGTCCACCGTGTCCTTGTCGAGGTCGCCCAGCAGCTCGTCGGACAAGCGCTTGAGGCGGGCCTCGGTGTAGCGCATGGCGGCCGGCGAGTCGCCGTCAATCGAGCCAAAGTTGCCCTGACCGTCCACCAAGGGGTAGCGCAGGCTCCAGTCCTGGGCCATGCGCACCATCGTGTCGTAGACCGAGCTGTCGCCGTGCGGATGGTACTTACCCAGCACCTCACCCACGATACGAGCCGATTTTTTGTGGCTTTTGGAATACGAGACGCCCAGCTCGCTCATACCGTAGAGCACGCGCCGGTGCACGGGCTTCAGGCCGTCGCGCACGTCGGGCAGCGCCCGTGAGATGATGACCGACATCGAGTAGTCGATGTAAGCCCCGCGCATCTCGTCTTCGATGTTAATCGGAATAATTTTTTCGCCTTCGGCCATCTGGTTAAGCTGTTAGCCACTAGCGATTAGCTGGTAGCTCGGGTTCAACGAAAGGCGACGACTCCTAGCGGCCGGCGATTAGCCTGGGCTAACCATTCCAGAACGTCGCTAGTAGCCCTCGCTATAATACACGCGCAAGATACGGCGAAAAACCCGGTTTTTCTAGCTTTTGCGGGACTTTTTACCCGCGCTCGTCAGGTGGACGAGACCGAGCTCCTGCCCTGCCCTACCCCCCTCAAAATGCGTAATTCGATGCAAGTACTTCGCAGGTCACTTTCGCTGCTTATTTTAGCGGCTTGCTGCGGTCGCTATCCTTGTGGTTGTCGCTACCCTGCCGGTTCACTTTGATGCGCTCGCCGATGGCCGGGTACTGCATCCGCCAGATGGGCCGGGCGCGGTACTTCACCCCCTCGTGGTAGTGGGCCTTGCGGATGTGGCACGAGTCAATGGGACAAGTGCGGCAGCCAGCCAGGGCCAGTATGCATAGCAGCAATAAGAAGGATAGCCTGCGGCTGGGAGGGAGGGGTAGGCGCAACTTCATAGGGGACAAAGATACGGCCACCTTTCCGGCCGTGGATAGCCCGGCGGCTACCTTTGCCGCTACCTCGCGTGTGGTAAGTCCTCCCAGCCATTCGGCTCCTCCCTAAAAAGAGAAGCCCGGCGGCTGCAAACAGACCGGGCTTCGAGGTTACGCTTGTCTGCCTACAGTTGCGGCGGCAGGTCGGTGCCCTCCCACTCAGCCAGAAACTGCGCCACGAACTGCTCCATAAAGTGGTGGCGCACGGCGGCCAACTGGCGGGCGGCGGGCGTGTGCAGGCGGTCTTTCAGGTGCAAGAGCTTCTCGTAGAAGTGGTTAAGGGTGGGCGTGGTGCTTTGCTTGTACTGCTCAAAATCGGCGTGTGCCACGGGCGGCACGGCGGGGTCGTGCAGCGGGCGGCCCTTGTGGCCGCCGTAGGCGAAGGCCCTACCCACCCCGATGGCCCCGATGGCGTCGAGGCGGTCGGCATCCTGCACCACGGCCGCCTCGGGGCTACTCACGGGCGTTTCGACCCCCAGGCCCTTAAAGCTAACCTCGCGAATAACCTGCTCGACGCGGGCGATAGTGGCCTCCGGTACCTGCTGGCTCAGGAGCCAGGCGCGGGCGGCGCGGGGGCCGGCCTCGTAGTCGCCGCCGTGAAACTTCCAGTCGGCAATGTCGTGCAGCAGCGCCGCCAGCTCGGTTACCTCGGGGTCGGTACCGGGGGTTTGGGCGGCCAGCGCCCGCGCCACCTGCCACACCCGCCGGATGTGCGGCCAGTCGTGGCCCGAGCCTTCGGCGCGGAATTTCTCTTCGATGAAAGCGGCGGTGGTTTCAATTATCATTTGCCAATTATTAAGTATCAGTGCATAGCCAAATCGGCACTAAGCCGCCTAGCAGCTACTGCCTTTCCTTTCTGACGCGACTTTCGCGCAAAGATGCGGGCGGCGGCTCTAGCTTGCGGCTTTATTCCCTACCCCCCCCCTTCTAGCCCGACTCTTACCTTGGAAAAAATTGCCATGCTGGGCGGCGGCTCCTGGGCCACGGCCCTCACCAAAATTCTCTCCGAAAACGGGGCCCGTGTGGACTGGTGGCTGCGCTCGAAAGACGACGTGCAGCACCTGCAGCGCACCGGCCACAACCCGCGCTACCTCTCGGCCGTGCAGCTCGACCGCCACCGGGTGTTTCCGACCGCCGACCTGGCCGATGCCGTAGCCGAGGCCGACTGGCTGGTGCTGGCCGTGCCGGCGGCCTTCGTGCAGCCGGTGCTCGACAAGCTAGGCCGCGACGCGCTGCGCCACAAAACAGGCGTCGTCTCGGCCATCAAGGGCATGATTCCGGGTAAGAATGTGCTCGTGACCGACTACGTACAGGAGCGCTTCCGCCTACCCCCCTCCCACCTGGGCGTGATAGCCGGGCCCTGCCACGCCGAAGAAGTGGCCCTCGAAAAGCAGAGCTACCTTACCATTGGCTCGCCCGACGTGCCGGGCCTGGCTACGGCCTTTTGCCAGCTGCTGCGCAACCGCTACGTGAGCGCTCACCCGGCCGCCGACCTCGACGGCATCGAGTACTGCGCCGTGATGAAAAATATCATCGCCCTGACCGGCGGCATCGCCCACGGCCTGGGCTACGGCGATAATTTTCTGGCCGTGCTGGTCAGCAATGCGGTGCAGGAAATCCGGCGCTTTCTGCAAGCCATCTCGCCCCAGCCGCGCGACCTCTCGGCCTCGGCCTACCTCGGCGATTTGCTGGTAACTTCTTACTCGCAGTTTTCGCGCAACCGAACATTTGGGAGCATGGTGGGCCGGGGCTACTCCGTGAAATCGGCCCAGCTGGAAATGAACATGATTGCCGAGGGCTACTACGCCGTCAAAAGCATTCACGAGCTAAACCGCAAGCTGAAGGTGAACATGCCCATCACCACGGCGGCGTATAATATTCTCTACGAGCGTATTGCGCCGGCCGTGGAGCTGGAAATATTGAAAGAGAAACTTAGGTAGATGGTAATTTTACTCGATTTGGATGGCGTATTAATCACGACGCCAGCTTGGCGGGCGGTAGAAACTGCGGCCGATGGCTTCTGCAAATTCAATGAGCGAGCCACGACAAACCTAGCTGCTATTCTGGCCGAAACTAAAGCGGCCTTCGTACTGACGACTTCGCACCGTATCAACTATTCGGTCACGCAATGGGAAGCGATTTTTAAAGCACGGAGTCTTTTCCCTTCGGCTATCACAAAGGTGAATAACCGCACTACGCTGCCCCAGGCCGGCTCCCGCGCTAGTGAGATTGAAACCTGGGTAATGCGACAGAGTGCAACCACTAACTACGTTGTAGTTGATGATGACCTTTCGCTACACACCCTACCCCCAGCTATAAAAAGCCGGTGCGTACTTACTAAACCGCTAGTTGGTCTGGATACCACCGCTACTAAGCAGGTGCTACATATCTTGCGTAGCAACGCTTTCCCAACTACCCTATGAACTGGCTCCCCCTGGCCCTGCTCACGGCGCTGTGCCTGGCGGGCTATAACTTCTTTATCAAGCTGGCCGCCGACTCCCTACCCCCCGCCGTGGGCGCGGTGGTGCTGCAGCTGGTGGCGGCCGGGCTGGGCGCGGCGTGGCTGCTGCGCCAGTGGCTGGCGGGACAGCCGCTGGCCGTATCGGGCCGCGGGCTGGGGCTGGCGGCGCTGGCTGGCCTGTGCGTGGGGCTGGCCGAGATGCTGACTTTCGTGGTGTTTCGGCGCGGGGTACCGGCCTCGGTGGGCACGCCCGTCATTGTGGGCGGCTCGGTGCTGCTGGCCACGCTGCTGGGGCTACTGGTGCTACGCGAAAGCCTCACGCTGGGCCAGGTGGGTGGGCTGGCGCTCATCGTGGGGGGGATTGGGCTGCTGGCGCGGGGGTAGGGCGGGTAGATACGGGCAGGATGGCAACCTCGGCGGTTTGGAAAACTGCTGGCTGAGCCCCCGGTGGGGCCACCAGCCACACTTCGTATTCCGCGGGGCCCGTTGGGGTAATCAACCGTTGCTGGTCGCCCTCTACTACCGCCAGCGGCAGCAGGGGCTGGCCCGCACTCAGCACGCGGTGCTGCCAGCACAGGGCCACGGCTTTGGCCGATTCCAGGACCCAGACCCGCCGCCAGCGGTGCGCCCGCAGCCAGTCGTAGGCCCGGTCGTAGTCCTGCTGCCGTTGCGCCTGCCACCGCATAATGGGGCGCTCCCGGTGCAGGCGGTAGCTTCCATAGGCCCCCAGCAGCAGGGCCAGCGCTACCAGGCCTGCGCCTGGGGCCACGCGCCGGGCGGGTCGCCAGGCGGCCCGCAGCTTATTCATTACCACCTGCCCGGCCAGCCCCCCCAGCACCAGCAGGGCCAAAAGCACCGCCAGTAGCGCCCGCGCCGGTACGTAGGCCCGCTGCACCAGCAGCAGCGGCAGCCATAGCACCAGTTGCCCGTAGAGCAGCCAACCCAGCCGCCGGGCCGGCTCCGGCAGCTTTCCCCAGCGCAAAACCAGGGGGGTAGCACTAGCAATGGCGACAAAAAGCGCGGCACTGATGGCCCGCTGGCCCAGCAGCTCACTAGCCGTGCCAAGCAGATAGAAAGGCCCCAGGCCAGTCCAGAAAGTGTTCCCCGGCATCGGGCGCACGTAGGGGTTCGCCACCAGCATATTCCAGCCCGATACTGCCCCAATGGGCGCGTAGAGCACCATAGCAGTAAGGCCGATGCCCGCCGTGATTACAGCTAAGTGGAGCAGTTTTAGCCGCCGCGCCCGGCCGCGCCCGCGGCTAAACCCGATAAGCAGCGCCAGGCCCAGCCCTAATAGCACGTAGAGGTGGGTCGGCACGGCGTAGAGGCCCACTACCGCGCTCAGGCTGAAAGCGGCCCAGGCGCGCTGCCGCGCAAACCGGCGCAGGCCCTGGGGGCGCAGCAGCGCTAAGCTGGCTGCCAGCCCCGCCAGCAGCGCGGCCAACAGCAGGCAGTATCCGCGGCCGGCTACTGTGTAAAAAACCATCAGGGGCGACAAGCA
The genomic region above belongs to Hymenobacter psoromatis and contains:
- a CDS encoding HD domain-containing protein, producing the protein MIIETTAAFIEEKFRAEGSGHDWPHIRRVWQVARALAAQTPGTDPEVTELAALLHDIADWKFHGGDYEAGPRAARAWLLSQQVPEATIARVEQVIREVSFKGLGVETPVSSPEAAVVQDADRLDAIGAIGVGRAFAYGGHKGRPLHDPAVPPVAHADFEQYKQSTTPTLNHFYEKLLHLKDRLHTPAARQLAAVRHHFMEQFVAQFLAEWEGTDLPPQL
- a CDS encoding EamA family transporter; this translates as MNWLPLALLTALCLAGYNFFIKLAADSLPPAVGAVVLQLVAAGLGAAWLLRQWLAGQPLAVSGRGLGLAALAGLCVGLAEMLTFVVFRRGVPASVGTPVIVGGSVLLATLLGLLVLRESLTLGQVGGLALIVGGIGLLARG
- a CDS encoding NAD(P)H-dependent glycerol-3-phosphate dehydrogenase; this encodes MEKIAMLGGGSWATALTKILSENGARVDWWLRSKDDVQHLQRTGHNPRYLSAVQLDRHRVFPTADLADAVAEADWLVLAVPAAFVQPVLDKLGRDALRHKTGVVSAIKGMIPGKNVLVTDYVQERFRLPPSHLGVIAGPCHAEEVALEKQSYLTIGSPDVPGLATAFCQLLRNRYVSAHPAADLDGIEYCAVMKNIIALTGGIAHGLGYGDNFLAVLVSNAVQEIRRFLQAISPQPRDLSASAYLGDLLVTSYSQFSRNRTFGSMVGRGYSVKSAQLEMNMIAEGYYAVKSIHELNRKLKVNMPITTAAYNILYERIAPAVELEILKEKLR
- a CDS encoding HAD domain-containing protein — translated: MVILLDLDGVLITTPAWRAVETAADGFCKFNERATTNLAAILAETKAAFVLTTSHRINYSVTQWEAIFKARSLFPSAITKVNNRTTLPQAGSRASEIETWVMRQSATTNYVVVDDDLSLHTLPPAIKSRCVLTKPLVGLDTTATKQVLHILRSNAFPTTL